The genomic region AAGCCTCCATCATTTCGGCGGGCATGGTGGGCCACAGTTTATCAAGATTTGACGCAGTAATATTCGCCATGGCGGGGTTAACCGCCTTGAGGAAGTCCTGTGTCATCTCTTGCGTTTGGCGCATAAATGCCTCGAAAGGGTTCTGGGGGGACTCGTTACTCATTTTACACACTCACAGGTTCGGACTTACCGATACGGCGCGTCCAACTCTAGGTTGCGGGCAATTTCCGCTTCCCATCTCTCACCATTGGCCAGAAGTTTGGCCTTGTCGTAATACAGTTCTTCACGGGTTTCCGTGGCGAATTCGAAATTCGGCCCTTCAACAATCGCATCCACAGGGCAAGCCTCTTGGCAGAAACCGCAATAGATGCATTTTGTCATATCGATATCGTAGCGCGTGGTGCGGCGGCTGCCGTCCTCGCGGGGTTCAGCGTCAATCGTAATCGCCTGTGCGGGGCAAATCGCCTCGCATAATTTACACGCGATGCAGCGTTCTTCGCCATTAGGATAGCGGCGCAGCGCATGTTCACCGCGAAAACGCGGCGACAACGGCCCCTTTTCATGCGGATAATTGACGGTCGCTTTGGGGGCAAAGAAATACTTAAAGCCCAGCTTGAAGCCCTTAAAAAAGTCGACCAGCAAGAAATATTTTGCAGCGCGGGTATAATCGATCTGTGTCATCGTTCAGCCCCCAATTGCCCAACGGGCATATGCCCCACCAAAGAGTTCAAACTTTGCGAGGAAGGCGACCAAAACGACCCAAGCCAAAGACATAGGCAAGAACACTTTCCAACCGATGCGCATCAATTGGTCATAGCGGTAGCGCGGCACAACCGCCTTTACCATCGCGAAGAAGAAGAAGAATACGGCCATCTTGGCGACCATCCACAGCGCGCCATCTGCGACCCCTGGAATGGGCGACAGCCAACCGCCGAAGAACAACAGCGTCATCAGCGCGCACATCAAGAAAATTGCGATATATTCGCCGGCCATGAACAGCAAGAATGGTGTCGAAGAATATTCAACCTGATAGCCCGCGACCAGTTCCGATTCCGCTTCGGGCAGATCGAAGGGCGGGCGGTTGGTTTCGGCAAGCGCCGAGATGAAGAACAAAAACACCATCGGCAAATGCGGCAACCAATACCACGAGAACAGGCCGAAATCCCCGTCCTGCGCGCGCACGATATCGCCAAAGTTCAGCGATCCAGTCGAAATGATCACCCCAACGATGATCAGACCAATCGACACCTCATAAGAGATCATTTGCGCTGCCGAACGCAAAGAGCCAAGGAACGGATATTTCGAGTTGGACGCCCATCCCCCCATGATCACGCCATAAACCTCAAGCGAGGAAATCGCGAAAACATACAGGATTGCCACGTTCAAATCGGCCAAAACCCATGTATCGTTGAACGGGATCACCGCCCAAGCAATCATGGCCAAGACAAAACTGGTCATTGGCGCCAGAAGGAATACGGGGCGATCCGCACCTGCGGGGATCACGACCTCCTTCACGACATATTTCAGCGCATCGGCCACGGTCTGCAACAGGCCGAACACACCCACCACATTGGGGCCGCGGCGCATCTGAACAGCCGCCCAGATTTTGCGGTCGCCATAAACAAGGAAAAGTAGCGAAACCATCACAAAGCCGATCACAAGCAAACATTGTGCTGCGATGATCAGCATCATTCCGGGCGTGGTTGATAAGAAACCGTCCATGTCGTCCTCAAACCGTCGGTATGCCGTTATCCTGACAGGCCGCAACGATGACTTCTGCATCTATCGTCTGCGACCCGAGCGGGAGCGATGGCGAGATGGTGTAAACCGCATCTCCGCGCCAAATGCCACCCTCTTCGTATACATTTGTGCGCACATGTCGCGCAAAACCATATCCGCGGATCAGCGCATATTGCGCTGCCGCACATTTGGCATAGTCCTCGACATTACTTGTCGTGGCCGCGCCTGACATTTGCACGATGAAATTCACCAAGTCGTCGTCCAGTAGTCTTGTCTCTACACCGTCATAAAAAGCGGGTGGCCCTTGATCGTAACGCGGAATGGTCTGGCATCCCGCAAGGCCTAAGCCCGCCCATATCAGCCCCGCGATCATCATAGAACCCCGTTTCGAGATAATATGATGTAAATCGCGGAACATCATTTCTTCATTCAGCCGCCAGTGCGGCCGCATTACGCGCCTTTGCATTCGCCGATAGCTCGGCCATCAATTGGCTGGCACGGGCAATCGGGTTGGTTAGGTAATGATCTGCAATGGCCGATTTGAAATCTGCCTTGCCCAAGGCCTTTTGCGTCAGAGCCGCGCCTGAATTTGCGGGCAACTCGTCCACCATAGCCAAATGCGGCACGGCTTTCACCAAGGCCTGACGCAATTGGGTTTGGGTGTCGTAAGGCAATGTCGCGCCCAATTCAGCGGAAAGCGCGCGCAAAATCGCCCAATTTTCCTTGGCCTCATTGGGCGGGAAATTCGCGCGCAGCGCCAATTGCGGACGCCCCTCGGTGTTTACGAAGAGGCCATTTTCTTCGGTATAAGCCGCAGCAGGCAGAATGACATCCGCACGATGCGCGCCACGATCCCCATGGCTGCCTTGATAGATAACAAAGGCACCATCGGCGATCTCAACCTCATCTGCGCCGAGGTTATAGATGACATCCGCATCTTTTACCGCGGCGGTCAGCCCCCCCTTGGTAACAGCGCCCACATCCATCGCGCCCACGCGGGCCGCGGCCGTGTGCAAGACCAAGAGGCCCGATTTGGTTTTCTCA from Rhodobacterales bacterium HKCCA1288 harbors:
- the nuoI gene encoding NADH-quinone oxidoreductase subunit NuoI; this encodes MTQIDYTRAAKYFLLVDFFKGFKLGFKYFFAPKATVNYPHEKGPLSPRFRGEHALRRYPNGEERCIACKLCEAICPAQAITIDAEPREDGSRRTTRYDIDMTKCIYCGFCQEACPVDAIVEGPNFEFATETREELYYDKAKLLANGERWEAEIARNLELDAPYR
- the nuoH gene encoding NADH-quinone oxidoreductase subunit NuoH, coding for MDGFLSTTPGMMLIIAAQCLLVIGFVMVSLLFLVYGDRKIWAAVQMRRGPNVVGVFGLLQTVADALKYVVKEVVIPAGADRPVFLLAPMTSFVLAMIAWAVIPFNDTWVLADLNVAILYVFAISSLEVYGVIMGGWASNSKYPFLGSLRSAAQMISYEVSIGLIIVGVIISTGSLNFGDIVRAQDGDFGLFSWYWLPHLPMVFLFFISALAETNRPPFDLPEAESELVAGYQVEYSSTPFLLFMAGEYIAIFLMCALMTLLFFGGWLSPIPGVADGALWMVAKMAVFFFFFAMVKAVVPRYRYDQLMRIGWKVFLPMSLAWVVLVAFLAKFELFGGAYARWAIGG